The following nucleotide sequence is from Mucilaginibacter sp. cycad4.
GGGGCTCGGGTATCGGAGGTTTAAAAACCTTCCTTGACGAGGTGATGGCCTTTGCCAAAGGCGATGGCTCTCCACGTTTTAACCCGTTCTTCATCCCTAAAATGATTGCCGATATTGCCCCCGGCCATATATCTATTAAATATGGTTTGCGCGGCCCTAACTTCACTACCGTTTCGGCATGTGCTTCATCAAATAACTCACTGATCGACTCTTTTAACTATATCCGTTTGGGTAAAGCTAATATGTTCATCAGCGGTGGTTCTGAAGCTATCATCAACGAAGCCGGTATAGGTGGTTTTAACGCCATGCATGCATTATCAACCCGTAACGATGACCCGGCAACAGCATCACGTCCGTTTGACCTGGACAGGGATGGTTTTGTGGCCGGTGAAGGAGCAGGTACTATTATTTTAGAGGAATTAGAACATGCTAAAGCCCGCGGCGCTAAAATATACGCTGAAATGGTGGGTGGCGGCATGAGCGCCGATGCCTATCACATGACAGCACCTCATCCCGATGGCTTAGGTGCCGCATTTGTAATGCGCGCAGCCCTCGAAGATGCTAACCTTAGCCCTGCCGATATTGATTATGTGAACGTTCACGGCACATCAACCCCAATCGGTGATCCGCAGGAAATTAAAGCAATACAGGATGTGTTTGGCGATGATATTTACCGTATCAACATCAGCTCAACCAAATCAATGACAGGCCATTTATTGGGTGCTGCCGGTGCGGTTGAAGCTATTGCATCGATACTGGCATTAAAACATGGTATCATCCCTCCAACCATTAATCACTTTACTGATGATCCGGCGTTTGATCCTAAGATCAATTTCACTTTTAATACCGCCCAAAAACGCGATATTAATATAGTGCAAAGCAACGGATTTGGTTTTGGCGGACACAATGCTTCTGTAATATTTAAAAAGTACGAAGATTAATTGTGGTTTGATGCCTATAAGTCGGTTCTACAAGCTTTATATATCACCCAACAGAAAGTATGTTAAAATTTTAAAGAATTTGCTCGGCTTTGTGCCGGGCAATTTGTCTTTATACCGCATGGCTTTCCGTCATAAGTCGGTAGCACAAAACATCAAGAAGGGGGTGAAGAACAGTAACGAACGCCTTGAGTTTTTAGGCGATGCCGTACTGGGCAGTGTTGTGGCTGAAGTTCTTTTTAAATTATACCCTTTTGAAGATGAGGGCTTTTTAACTGAATTACGCTCAAAAATTGTAAGCCGCGTAAACCTTAACGCACTCGGCAAAAAACTTGGCTTTGATAAGCTTATTGAGTATGATAACCGCATGCTTAACTCAAGCAGGCAGGGGTCATTGCTGGGCGATGCATTTGAAGCCCTGATAGGAGCGGTTTATTTGGATAAGGGGTATGACTTTACCAAAAATTTCCTGATCAACCACATCATAAAACCTCATATTGATATCCATAAGCTTGAGCAAACGGAAACCAATTTTAAGAGCAAGCTTATTGAATGGTGCCAGCGCCATGGCCGCGATATTATTTTTGAACTGGTAACCAACCAGGATGGTGAAAGCACCAAGCTTTTCACCGTACAGGCCAATGTTGATGGCGAAATTATGGGCTCGGGTAAAGAGTTCAGTAAAAAGAATGCCGAAAAGCTTGCTGCAGAAAAAGCCTGCGAAGCATTAGGCATCTGATTCCAAAAGTTATTTTGATGATTATAGCGGTGGTTGCTTTTCCTTTTTAAGCTGTACCGGCCCCTCACCCAGTTTAACAGTTGAATCCGGCACGATGAATGTCGGGCTGTTTAACTTCTCAAGCTTATCTTTGTCACTACTGCTTTTATAATATTCATATGCGCGTATAGTGTGCTTAATCAGGTCATAATCAGTCCAGGCTTTGATATCCTTGTATGTGGGCGTGTAATAATTCATGAACTTACGCGCCAGGCTATCGGTAGCCAGGCCGGTATATTGTTTCACAAATGGGATGTTGTAATGTTTGTGAATTTCGGCCTGCTCCAGCTCGCTTTGAGCATTTTGGGCAAAGCGGCGTGCACGATTAGGAGTCGTTCCCAAAAGCTCGTAAAGGCCGGTTACGGGGTTGCTCAAAAAAGATAATGCAGGCGGCTTTCCATTATAATAAGTCCCCTGTTTCTTATAATCATTCAATACCTGGTTTATCTCCTGCCTTTTGGTTTGGCCAACCACTTTTACCTCGTCAAGTTTTATAATTGGCTGCATGTAAACAGGCATGTCGCTATTATTCAGCACCACTACTTTTTGGGGGGTGTAGTCATCCCGGGTAAAAAGCAGGGTATCGCCAACACGGGTTTTTATACTAAACCAGCCTACATCATCACTAAGTATCAGTGTTTTGGTATTCAGATCTTTAACAAAAACCTGTCCTACACGCTCATTGGTCACCTTTTTTGAGATAACACCCTTTACCGTAAACTCCTGGGCCGAAACATGAACGGCAATGAGGCATAGAACGCCTGTTACAAGCAGGTATAAATAGTTGCGCATCAGTGATAATTGAACGTAAATATAGGAACTGTATTTTATTTGAAATGTGAAAAAGTGTTAAAGAGCTTCGCTCTGGCGGTTAGAGGTTAGAGATTGGAGGTTAGTTTTTTCTTTTTTTAAGTGATGAATTCTCTCCATTCTCGCTATTGAATTTATTTCAAATCCGAAATCGAACATTCGAAATCCGAGATAGCCTAACCTCTAATCTCCGATCTCTAACCTCTAACTAAAATTGCTATCTTTGCGCATGATAAAATCCATGACAGGGTATGGAATTGCCAGTTTTGATTCGGGCAGTACAAAATACACCGTAGAGGTTAAATCCCTGAACAGCAAATTTTTAGAATTATCGCTTCGTTTGCCGAAGATTTTTGCCGAAAAAGAGTTTCAGCTGCGTAATGACTGCAGCAAGCTTATCGAACGCGGTAAGGTTAATTTATCTATCAATACCGAACAGGTAAGCCAGGCGATAAAAGCAGCCGGCATTGATAAAGACCTGCTTAAACATTATTATAATCAGCTTAAAACGGTAAGTGAAGAGTTGGGTGAGCCAACCGGCAACCTGCTTCAGTTGGCATTGGGCTTACCCGAAGTAGTGAAATACGAAGAAGATACCATATCCGAAGATGAGTGGAAAGCCGTTGAGAAAACCTTTCAACAAGCTATGGCGGCTTTCCAGGATTTCAGGGCACAGGAAGGCAATGTTATTGAACTGGAGATTAAAGGGCGTATTAACACCATATTAAAAAACCTTGACCTTGTTGAGCTGGAAGATCCTAAACGGGTTCCTTTGATCAGGGAGCGCCTCGATACATTTTTAGCCGAAGCCGCAAGCCGCGAAGCTATAGATCAAAACCGGTTTGAACAGGAGCTGATCTACTATATTGATAAACTTGATATAACCGAAGAAAAGGTAAGGCTCAAAGCGCATTGCGAATACTTTATCGAAACCCTAAAAAATGCCGACGCAAACGGTAAAAAACTGGGTTTCATTTCGCAGGAAATTGGCCGCGAAATCAATACATTAGGCTCAAAAGCCAATGATGCCAACATCCAGAAACTGGTAGTAGGCATGAAAGAAGAGCTTGAAAAAATTAAAGAACAACTGTTAAACGTATTGTAGTATAGTCATTAAGTCACTGGGTCATTAAGTCATTATTGCTTTGCCGGCGATTTTGAAAAATGAGGCAATGACTTAATGACCTAATGACGTATTGACCAATGACCAAAGAAGGTAAACTCATCATATTTTCGGCTCCGTCGGGTGCTGGTAAAACAACCATAGTACATCATTTGCTGGGGAAGATCCCTGAGCTTGAATTTTCCATTTCGGCCACCACGCGTGAGCGCCGCGGCGATGAAGTGCATGAGCAGGACTATTATTTTATAAGCAAAGAAGAATTTTTGCACCGCATTGCCAAAAAGCAGTTTGTTGAGTTTGAAGAGGTTTATACCGGTACTTTTTATGGCACGCTCCGTACCGAAATTGAGCGCATCTGGGCAAAAGGAAAAACGGTAATATTTGACATAGACGTAGAAGGGGGACTTCACCTTAAACGCAAATATGGCCCCCAGGCGCTGGCCATATTTGTACAGCCACCATCACTTGAAGTTTTAATTGAAAGATTGACCGGCCGCGGCACTGATAGCGAAGAAAAACTGAAAGAACGCTTTGCCAAAGCAGAAAAAGAGCTTAAATACGCTCCGCAATTTGATATTATACTCAAAAATTACGATCTTGAAACGGCTTGCACAGAGGCGGAAGAATTGGTGAGTAACTTTATTAGCCCCCCGGCCCCCTGAAGGGGGAGTGCGAAAAACTCATTTTGTACACCGGGTTAGCTTAATCTATAAAACTTTTTTAATTCCCCCTTTAGGGGGTTAGGGGGCACAACATGAAGATAGGCTTACTGTTTGGTTCGTTTAATCCTATACATATAGGGCATTTGATCATAGCCAATTATATGGCAAACCATACTTCACTTGATAAGGTATGGCTGGTGGTATCGCCCCAAAATCCGCTAAAAAAGTATGGCGACCTGATCAACACCTATGACAGATTGGAGATGGCCCGCCTGGCTACTGATAATGCAACCAACATTAGTGTGAGCGACGTTGAGCTGAAATTACCCCAGCCATCATATACCATTGATACGCTTGCTCATTTAAAGGAAAAATATCCTGAGCATGAATTTGCCCTCATCATGGGTTCGGATAATCTTGGCTCACTGCATAAGTGGAAAAACTATAAGCTTATCCTGCGCGATTACCGCATTTATGTGTACCCGCGCCCCGGCTATGAAAACGCCGAACTGGCCGATCACCCTTCGGTTACCATTACCATGACCCCGCTTATGGAACTTTCGGCAACATTTATCCGCAAATCAATTGCCGAAAAAAAGAATGTTCAATTCTTTGTACCAGATCCGGTTTTAAAATTTATTGAGAGCAAGAGTTTGTACAGATAGATATAACCATTCCCACGTCCGTGTCCTCACGGGCGCTTTTTTATTGTATACAGGTTGGCCGCGGGGACACGGCCAACAGGGGGATTATATGGTTTATCCCCCGGTCATTGCGAGGTACGAAGCAATCGCGAATTAGACAGAGCCGCTCTGCCTCTCGGGGATTGCTTCGTGCCTCCAATGACGGGTTAAGAAGCTATTCCCACGTCCGTATCCTCACGAACGCTTTTTTATTGTATATTAGGTTGGCCGTGGGACACGGCCAACGGGGGGTATAGAGCCTCTGTTTACCCTATGAAATGATATAAAAACACAACTTCGCCCGTAAACGCCGGTTTGCGCTGATCTTTTATTTCAAGTTCGATGGCCATGGTGGATTTGGTTGTGCCACGAAGGTTAAGCAAGCTGGTCAGCTTTACTTTTAACCGTACTTCATTATCAACCAGCACAGGCTGTGCAAAACGAAGGTTTTCGATACCGTAATTAATTTCCATTTTCAGGTTTTCAATCTTCACAATCTCTTTCCATAGGTGAGGAATGAGTGAAAGTGTAAGGTAGCCATGTGCTATGGTTGATTTAAACGGGCTTTCGGTTTTTGCCCTTTCAGGGTCGGTATGGATCCATTGGTGATCGAGGGTTGCATCGGCAAATTTGTTGATCTGCTCCTGCGTAATAGTGTGCCATGATGATACGCCAAGGTCGTTACCAACCTGCTGTTCAAACTCCTGAAAACTGCTAATTACAATCATATTGGTTTATTGATAGTTAGGTTTTTTTATATTGAAGCCGCAAAGGTATTAAATTATAGTGTTTATTCGCCCAGTAATGCCTTTAAGCTTTCCAGTGTATCAGCCTCTTCTTTGGGCTTATCATGCCGCCACCTCAGGATCCGCGGGAAACGCAATGCTATGCCCGATTTATGGCGGGTTGATTTGTTAATGCCCTCAAAGCCTATCTCAAACACCAGCTCGGGCTTTACGGTGCGTACCGGCCCGAATTTTTCGATGGTATTGCGTTTTATAAAATAATCAACCTTGTTGATCTCCGCGTCGGTAAGGCCCGAATAAGCCTTGGCAAAAGGCACCAGCTTATCGCCATCCCAAACAGCGAAGGTGTAATCGGTGTATAGATCAGCCCGGCGGCCATGACCTTTTTGGGCGTAAATCATCACGGCATCAACCGATAGCGGATCGATCTTCCATTTCCACCAATCGCCCCTGCGGCGGCCCACCTGGTAGGCCGCGCTTTTGCGTTTCAGCATGATCCCCTCGGCTATCATAGCGCGCGACTGTTCCCTGATACTTCCAAGATGCTCCCAGCTTTCGAACTGAATCAGCGATGAAATACGGAATACTTCGGAATATAGTGTTTCTGTTTGTAACCGCTCCAAAATTTCCCTTCTTTCGGTTTGGGTTTTATAGCGGATATCTTCACCGTTATGTTCCAGGCAATCATAAGCAATAACGGCCACCGGGCTTTCTTCCAGGATCTTTTTGCTGAGATTTTTTCTGCCGATACGCGTTTGCAGCACATTAAAAGGCATAGGCAAGCCATTTTGGAAACTGAGGATCTCGCCGTCAATCACCGTACCATCGGGCAGGGCATTTAAAAAGAGATGCAACTCAGGAAACTTTTCAGTTGCCAGATCTTCCCCACGGCTCCAGATAAATATTTCACCACCCCTCTTGATCATTTGTGCACGGATCCCATCCCACTTCCACTCAGCCTGCCAGTCGGCGGCATCACCGAGGGCGATCCCTACTTCGGCAGGTGTTTTTTGTTTTTCGGACGTTTCCTGGATAGGATAAGCTAAAAAGAATGGGTAAGGCCGGGAGATATTTGCTTCGGCATCCTGCTCCTCCATTAATTGCGAAAACTGATAAGTTTCGGGCAGCCAACTCCCCATAATGCGATGGGTAAGTACGGCAGGTTCCAGTCCGGAGATATCAGCGAGTGCCTTGATTACCAAATTTTGCGATACCCCTACCCTGAAACTGCCGGTAAGCAATTTGTTAAATACAAAGCGTTCCTGGCTATCCAGCATTGCCCATGATCCCATCAGCCATTCTTTTTTCTGCTCTTCGGTTTTATCGTTAAGGGCATTGATCTCGGCTATCCATTCGGTAAGTGTTTTGCTGCTGCCTGCATCACTTTGAGGCATAAGTAGCGCCATAGTTTCAGCCAGGTCGCCCACTACATGATAACTTTCTTCAAACAGCCAGGCCGGGATGTGTGATGCCTCGATAGCCCAGTTACGCACCAAGGTTGAGTTGATCTGCCGTTTTGGCCGCCTCCCTGTGAACAGGGCAAGCATGTGCATTTTATCGGTATCGGGGACAGCGTTGAAGTAGTCTTTTAGTACTTTGACCTTCTCGTTGGTTTTGTTGGTTTCATCAAGCGAGAGGAAGAGTTGGGCGAAGGCTTTCATGATACCCCTCCTAAATCCTCCCCGAGGTGGAGGACTTTCTTTTCTGATTCTCCGGCGTTGGAAGCCTCCCCTTCGGGGAGGTTGGAGGGGTCCTCCTCCCCTCCATACAATGTATGCACCTCCCGGGCATTAAAACCAATCTCATTTAAATATCTTGAAAACGAGGCTGTGTATCCATGGGTGAGGTAAACGCATTCGCAACCAGTAGCGTCAATAGCGCTAATGAGGCCATCCCAATCGGCATGGTCAGAAAGCACAAAGCCCCTGTCGGCAGCACGACGGCGTTTAGCACCACGGATAGCCATCCAACCAGAACAATAACCAAAACTATACGGTTGAAACTTCCGCATCCAGGGCGTGCCTACCGATGAGGGCGGCGCTAAAATGATGCCTTTGCGTACCTCTTCTTTCGAACTTTCAGGGGTTATCCGCTCGGTTGGGTTTAGCAATACGCCATTACGACGCAGGGCTTCGTTGGTATTTTCGATAACGCCGTGCGTATAAACCTTGCCGTTAAACAAATCGAGATTTTGCAAAATGCGCTGGGCTTTTCCTAACGAATAGCCCACCAATACAGTAGCCATCCCACTATGCAGGTTACCGCGCCACCAGTTATTGATCTCATTAAAAGTTTGCACTTGTGGCTTCCATTGATAAACCGGCATCCCGAAAGTACACTCTGAGATAAAGTGATGGCATTTAACCGGCTCGAAAGGTGTGGAGATCCCGTCGTTTTCTACCTTATAATCACCGGATACTACCCAAACCTCACCCTGGTGCTCGACACGAATTTGGGCTGAACCTATTACATGGCCGGCAGGATATAAAGATACACTTACACCATTCTTGTGAATAATTTCGCCGTATTCCACAGTTTGGAGGTTGATTTCGCCAAGACGATATAGTAATACCTCGCGTGAGAGATGGTGTGCTAAATAATGTTTATGCCCCCAATAAGCATGATCGGCATGGGCGTGTGTTATTACTGCATCATCAACCGGCTTCCAGGGGTCTATATAAAATTTTCCCTGCGCGCAGTAGATCCCTTTATCAGTAAACTCAAGCAGCGGTTTTTTAGCCATGCTATATAAACTACTGATAAGCAAATTGGTTTGGAGCGCGCCCCGGCCCCTTAAAGGGGGGCTTTAAAATTCAAAAAAAATGTCATTTCGAGTGAGCAGCGGGAAGGGAACGAAGGCCGGGGGGCGAAAGAGAAATCTCCTATACACCCTGCCAGCGGCTATGCATGGCGTATAAGATTTCTCCTCTCGCTGCCGCACTGCCTTCGCATGTTCGTCGAAATGACATTTCTTTTATTTTGAGGGTTATTTAAACCACAACTTCGCCTGCTTCTCATCAACCTGCAATCCGACCTCCCGCCCGAGCACCAGGCTATTATTATCCGGGATATGCCCTGCCGGGAAATCGAAACATACCGGGTAACCATAATCTTTGACAATCTCCGTCACTATTTGCGGCACTGTTTGGCCAAAGGGGATTTCGTTATCTTTAATATCAGTAAAGCCGCCTACTACCAGGCCGGAGAGGTTTCTTAGTTTACCGGCCCTGTCCAACATCCGCAGCATCCGGTCTACCGAATAAAGGTACTCGCCGACATCCTCAATAAACAGGATCTTTCCTGCATAATTTAAATCAGATACCGAACCTGCAGATGCTACCAGCAGCGATAAATTACCGCCCACTATCAGGCCTGAGGCTTCACCGGACTTATTGGTGCCATGTGTAGTAAATTCATAGCTTAATTCTTCGCCAAACAGGGCTCTCCGTAAAGTATCTATCGAATGTTTGGATGCATCAGGGATGTTAATCGGCATTTGCCCGTGAATGGTTTGGGCACCATAGTTGGTGAACAGATGGGCATGTAACAATGTTATATCGCTAAAGCCAATGAGCCATTTAGGATTTTGTGCAAAACGGCTAAAATCAACCTTGTCAATCATCCTCACGGTTCCATAACCGCCACGAGCCGCTATGATGGCTTTGATGCTATCATCATTAATAAATCGCTGCATATCGGCTGCCCTGAAATCATCATCACCGGCAAACTGATGAAATGAAGCATCTACGGTATCACCCAACACAACTTCCAGGCCCCAGCTTTGTAGTAGTTCCACCGCGTCGGTCATCGGGTTGGGGAGTTTTTTTGCAGGACAGGTAATGGCTATTTTGTCGCCTTTTTTAAGGTACGGAGGTTGAGTTTGAACCATGATTTAAAGATTGAACGATTGCCTTGATGATAATAAACAAAAAATCAAGAAATCCTTGAATCATGAGCATCACGGTTCAGGTATTTTTCCGACTTAAAAAATTTATCTTTGCACACTATTTACCAAGGCGATATTTAATGTCACAACTCAACAAATATAAACGATTCACCATTACATCGGCCTTGCCTTATGCAAACGGCCCCTTACATATCGGTCACCTGGCGGGTGCTTACCTGCCGGCAGATATTTTTGTGCGGTATTTAAGGCTTAAAAAAAAGGATGTAGTGTATATATGCGGCTCGGATGAGCATGGCGCGGCCATTACCATCAAAGCCAAAAAAGAAGATACTACCCCGCAGGCCATCATCGATAAATATCACAAACAAATAAAAGATAGTTTTGAGGAGTTTGGGATTGCTTTCGATATTTACCACCGCACCTCATCGCCCATTCATCATGAGCTGAGCCAGGAGTTTTTCCTGAACTTATACGAAAAGGATGAGTTTGTTGAGAAATTCTCCGACCAGTATTTTGACGAGGACTACCAGCAGTTTCTGGCCGACCGTTACATCATCGGTACCTGCCCTAATTGCGGTAATGAAAATGCCTATGGCGATCAGTGCGAGCGTTGCGGTACCTCACTTAGCCCTACCGACCTCATCAACCCCATCTCAACCCTGAGCGGTAAAACCCCGGTGCTTAAATCAACCAAACACTGGTACCTGCCGCTTGATAAATACCAGCCATGGTTAGAGCAGTGGATTGACGCCAAGGAAGGCAGCTGGAAAGTGAACGTTTTTGGCCAGTGCAAATCATGGCTTAAATCGGGCCTCCAGCCCCGCTCCATGACCCGCGACCTTGACTGGGGTATCGATGTACCGCTGGCCGAAGCCAAAGGCAAAAAGCTTTACGTATGGATGGATGCGCCTATCGGCTATATTTCGGCAACCAAGCAATGGGCTATTGACCATAATAAAGACTGGAAGCTATACTGGAAAAAACAGGCCGACGAGCAGGATGATTCTTGTTTGCTGCATTTTATTGGTAAAGATAATATCGTATTCCACTGTATTATTTTCCCATCCATACTGCACGCGCACGGCGAATATATTTTGCCTCAAAATGTGCCTGCCAACGAATTTTTAAATTTAGAGGGTGATAAGCTTTCAACTTCGCGCAATCACGCGGTTTGGCTGCATGAATATCTTGAAGAGTTCCCCGGCAAACAGGATGAATTACGCTACGTGCTAACCTCTATCCTACCCGAAACCAGCGACAGCGAATTTACCTGGAAAGATTACCAGGCCCGTGTAAATAATGAACTGGTAGCTATCCTGGGTAACTTCGTAAACCGGGTAATGATATTGATGCATAAGTTTTACGGTGGTAAAATTGAAGCTGACACCGACAGGATTGAATTTACCGACGGAAGCCTGAGCACCGGCATCGGCGAATATTATGATGAGATAGAGAAAAACCTTGAGGCTTACCGTTATCGCCAGGCTTTACAGGCCGTAATGGATATGGCCCGTTTAGGTAACCGCTACCTTACCGAAAAAGAACCATGGAAAACCATTAAAACAGATCCTG
It contains:
- a CDS encoding MaoC family dehydratase, whose amino-acid sequence is MIVISSFQEFEQQVGNDLGVSSWHTITQEQINKFADATLDHQWIHTDPERAKTESPFKSTIAHGYLTLSLIPHLWKEIVKIENLKMEINYGIENLRFAQPVLVDNEVRLKVKLTSLLNLRGTTKSTMAIELEIKDQRKPAFTGEVVFLYHFIG
- the nadD gene encoding nicotinate (nicotinamide) nucleotide adenylyltransferase encodes the protein MKIGLLFGSFNPIHIGHLIIANYMANHTSLDKVWLVVSPQNPLKKYGDLINTYDRLEMARLATDNATNISVSDVELKLPQPSYTIDTLAHLKEKYPEHEFALIMGSDNLGSLHKWKNYKLILRDYRIYVYPRPGYENAELADHPSVTITMTPLMELSATFIRKSIAEKKNVQFFVPDPVLKFIESKSLYR
- the metG gene encoding methionine--tRNA ligase, whose translation is MSQLNKYKRFTITSALPYANGPLHIGHLAGAYLPADIFVRYLRLKKKDVVYICGSDEHGAAITIKAKKEDTTPQAIIDKYHKQIKDSFEEFGIAFDIYHRTSSPIHHELSQEFFLNLYEKDEFVEKFSDQYFDEDYQQFLADRYIIGTCPNCGNENAYGDQCERCGTSLSPTDLINPISTLSGKTPVLKSTKHWYLPLDKYQPWLEQWIDAKEGSWKVNVFGQCKSWLKSGLQPRSMTRDLDWGIDVPLAEAKGKKLYVWMDAPIGYISATKQWAIDHNKDWKLYWKKQADEQDDSCLLHFIGKDNIVFHCIIFPSILHAHGEYILPQNVPANEFLNLEGDKLSTSRNHAVWLHEYLEEFPGKQDELRYVLTSILPETSDSEFTWKDYQARVNNELVAILGNFVNRVMILMHKFYGGKIEADTDRIEFTDGSLSTGIGEYYDEIEKNLEAYRYRQALQAVMDMARLGNRYLTEKEPWKTIKTDPAAAKEALHNCLVLIGHLATAAQAFLPATAKKIITMLNLPNEPIAYDQEMYFNNGHQLNPAALLFEKVEDDVIEAELKKLSDKKAAAAPPKSADVLPAKENVNYETFATMDIRTGTILAAEKVAKTKKLLKLTIDTGIDERTVVSGIAEYYEPENIIGQKVSILVNLEPREIKGIVSQGMILMAENSEGKLSFVAPTEDFHNGAVIR
- a CDS encoding LD-carboxypeptidase, encoding MVQTQPPYLKKGDKIAITCPAKKLPNPMTDAVELLQSWGLEVVLGDTVDASFHQFAGDDDFRAADMQRFINDDSIKAIIAARGGYGTVRMIDKVDFSRFAQNPKWLIGFSDITLLHAHLFTNYGAQTIHGQMPINIPDASKHSIDTLRRALFGEELSYEFTTHGTNKSGEASGLIVGGNLSLLVASAGSVSDLNYAGKILFIEDVGEYLYSVDRMLRMLDRAGKLRNLSGLVVGGFTDIKDNEIPFGQTVPQIVTEIVKDYGYPVCFDFPAGHIPDNNSLVLGREVGLQVDEKQAKLWFK
- a CDS encoding YicC/YloC family endoribonuclease, which encodes MIKSMTGYGIASFDSGSTKYTVEVKSLNSKFLELSLRLPKIFAEKEFQLRNDCSKLIERGKVNLSINTEQVSQAIKAAGIDKDLLKHYYNQLKTVSEELGEPTGNLLQLALGLPEVVKYEEDTISEDEWKAVEKTFQQAMAAFQDFRAQEGNVIELEIKGRINTILKNLDLVELEDPKRVPLIRERLDTFLAEAASREAIDQNRFEQELIYYIDKLDITEEKVRLKAHCEYFIETLKNADANGKKLGFISQEIGREINTLGSKANDANIQKLVVGMKEELEKIKEQLLNVL
- a CDS encoding ligase-associated DNA damage response exonuclease, whose protein sequence is MAKKPLLEFTDKGIYCAQGKFYIDPWKPVDDAVITHAHADHAYWGHKHYLAHHLSREVLLYRLGEINLQTVEYGEIIHKNGVSVSLYPAGHVIGSAQIRVEHQGEVWVVSGDYKVENDGISTPFEPVKCHHFISECTFGMPVYQWKPQVQTFNEINNWWRGNLHSGMATVLVGYSLGKAQRILQNLDLFNGKVYTHGVIENTNEALRRNGVLLNPTERITPESSKEEVRKGIILAPPSSVGTPWMRKFQPYSFGYCSGWMAIRGAKRRRAADRGFVLSDHADWDGLISAIDATGCECVYLTHGYTASFSRYLNEIGFNAREVHTLYGGEEDPSNLPEGEASNAGESEKKVLHLGEDLGGVS
- a CDS encoding ATP-dependent DNA ligase, whose product is MKAFAQLFLSLDETNKTNEKVKVLKDYFNAVPDTDKMHMLALFTGRRPKRQINSTLVRNWAIEASHIPAWLFEESYHVVGDLAETMALLMPQSDAGSSKTLTEWIAEINALNDKTEEQKKEWLMGSWAMLDSQERFVFNKLLTGSFRVGVSQNLVIKALADISGLEPAVLTHRIMGSWLPETYQFSQLMEEQDAEANISRPYPFFLAYPIQETSEKQKTPAEVGIALGDAADWQAEWKWDGIRAQMIKRGGEIFIWSRGEDLATEKFPELHLFLNALPDGTVIDGEILSFQNGLPMPFNVLQTRIGRKNLSKKILEESPVAVIAYDCLEHNGEDIRYKTQTERREILERLQTETLYSEVFRISSLIQFESWEHLGSIREQSRAMIAEGIMLKRKSAAYQVGRRRGDWWKWKIDPLSVDAVMIYAQKGHGRRADLYTDYTFAVWDGDKLVPFAKAYSGLTDAEINKVDYFIKRNTIEKFGPVRTVKPELVFEIGFEGINKSTRHKSGIALRFPRILRWRHDKPKEEADTLESLKALLGE
- the rnc gene encoding ribonuclease III, giving the protein MPISRFYKLYISPNRKYVKILKNLLGFVPGNLSLYRMAFRHKSVAQNIKKGVKNSNERLEFLGDAVLGSVVAEVLFKLYPFEDEGFLTELRSKIVSRVNLNALGKKLGFDKLIEYDNRMLNSSRQGSLLGDAFEALIGAVYLDKGYDFTKNFLINHIIKPHIDIHKLEQTETNFKSKLIEWCQRHGRDIIFELVTNQDGESTKLFTVQANVDGEIMGSGKEFSKKNAEKLAAEKACEALGI
- the fabF gene encoding beta-ketoacyl-ACP synthase II codes for the protein MEFKRVVVTGLGALTPIGNTVSDYWNGLINGVSGAALIKSFDTEKFKTKFACEVKGFDADGFLGRKDARKLDPFVQYALFSTEEAVKDAGLDFSKLDTSRIGVIWGSGIGGLKTFLDEVMAFAKGDGSPRFNPFFIPKMIADIAPGHISIKYGLRGPNFTTVSACASSNNSLIDSFNYIRLGKANMFISGGSEAIINEAGIGGFNAMHALSTRNDDPATASRPFDLDRDGFVAGEGAGTIILEELEHAKARGAKIYAEMVGGGMSADAYHMTAPHPDGLGAAFVMRAALEDANLSPADIDYVNVHGTSTPIGDPQEIKAIQDVFGDDIYRINISSTKSMTGHLLGAAGAVEAIASILALKHGIIPPTINHFTDDPAFDPKINFTFNTAQKRDINIVQSNGFGFGGHNASVIFKKYED
- the gmk gene encoding guanylate kinase: MTKEGKLIIFSAPSGAGKTTIVHHLLGKIPELEFSISATTRERRGDEVHEQDYYFISKEEFLHRIAKKQFVEFEEVYTGTFYGTLRTEIERIWAKGKTVIFDIDVEGGLHLKRKYGPQALAIFVQPPSLEVLIERLTGRGTDSEEKLKERFAKAEKELKYAPQFDIILKNYDLETACTEAEELVSNFISPPAP